A portion of the Parambassis ranga chromosome 22, fParRan2.1, whole genome shotgun sequence genome contains these proteins:
- the LOC114427999 gene encoding tumor necrosis factor alpha-induced protein 2-like isoform X1 — MASTGSGCFPCMCCRDKGRCSDFTAWIRIRMRIRSGSSETDSGGGGWIPERLQRLWRNPAGQVAVSSTTDERRPSGKEEVPVLIPTFEENLEEQHLCEASQLLIDREKQLFGEMTETADLQHHQAEVEKLSADREALEKLILQTVLQSLSLCVGQVDNEHLVSAQASALTSAVRAVMQEEEQDQLWKHRCRIQPDWRPSNWKKLHDSTIRVLVESRMDNPTFPSAASHTEQSSVQADVYSMGRQLKEDLLWVVTVVKDCYPPEMDICNFYAELYHKTFRARIKKLADFCLDDKDSEFLLRWVNHSYPGILQKPELAGEIDVEALGKLLPNDILDPMEEQYLNKQQADLMRYIRQVLTEAKERWNKGEEPPTEDGCYASHVAYDIIQFINGMVTSAAVALGDPDKAKSLTSKLTDLMQSFKAFQEEVVKHNRSNSITLVKANLGCIEQFRDVLSRMTHLFPDGVRLECLSLLTDMTQSAHAYLLSPVHKVLKPQYQKLGTDDWLNKNQFENLLKGIESQLHELKGSTPACYQKLLGQLYQEVAVEYVKRLLKGKVKLKDRQRQEKAYVTVKENAESLHKLFNRMGSNEEWLKEILTKIAEVLKLQDIPAIQMQIVLLGSAHRDLSEKHVSALLKLKKNISKSDRKTVKETLTDTRKENNDVDGNTQPFFCKVVVS, encoded by the exons ATGGCGTCGACAGGCAGCGGCTGTTTCCCCTGCATGTGCTGCAGAGACAAAG GTCGTTGTTCAGATTTCACTGCCTGGATAAGGATAAGGATGAGGATCCGATCCGGTTCATCGGAGACAGACTctggaggaggggggtggaTACCGGAAAGGCTCCAGAGGTTGTGGAGGAACCCCGCAGGTCAGGTCGCTGTCAGCAGCACGACCGACGAACGGCGGCCATCCGGCAAGGAGGAGGTTCCAGTGT TGATCCCCACATTTGAAGAAAACCTtgaagaacaacacttgtgcgAGGCGAGCCAGCTCCTGatagacagagagaagcaacTGTTTGGGGAGATGACGGAGACAGCGGACCTTCAGCACCACCAAGCGGAAGTAGAGAAGCTGTCCGCAGACCGTGAAGCCCTGGAGAAGCTCATCCTGCAGACCGTGCTGCAGAGTCTGTCCCTCTGCGTCGGACAGGTGGACAACGAGCACCTGGTGTCCGCTCAGGCGTCGGCTCTGACGTCTGCGGTGAGGGCCGtcatgcaggaggaggagcaggaccaGCTGTGGAAGCACAGGTGTCGGATACAGCCAGACTGGAGGCCCAGCAACTGGAAAAAGCTGCATGACTCCACAATCCGAGTCCTGGTGGAGAGCCGCATGGACAACCCCACGTTTCCCTCTGCTGCCAGCCACACGGAGCAGTCGTCCGTTCAGGCGGACGTCTACAGCATGGGCCGGCAGCTGAAGGAGGACCTCCTGTGGGTGGTGACTGTGGTGAAAGACTGCTACCCCCCAGAGATGGACATCTGTAACTTCTATGCCGAATTGTACCACAAAACCTTCAGAGCCAGAATCAAGAAGCTGGCAGACTTCTGTTTGGACGACAAGGACAGCGAGTTCCTCCTGCGCTGGGTCAATCACTCCTACCCCGG GATTCTTCAAAAGCCGGAGCTGGCCGGTGAGATCGATGTCGAGGCGCTGGGGAAGCTGCTACCTAACGACATACTGGACCCTATGGAGGAGCAATACTTGAACAAACAGCAG gctgacCTGATGAGGTACATCAGACAAGTCCTGACGGAGGCCAAGGAACGATGGAACAAAGGAGAGGAGCCGCCAACCGAGGACGGCTGCTACGCTAGTCATGTAGCTTATGACATCATTCAG ttcaTCAACGGTATGGTGACATCAGCAGCGGTTGCTTTAGGAGACCCGGACAAGGCCAAGAGCCTAACGTCCAAACTGACAGACCTAATGCAGAG CTTCAAAGCTTTTCAAGAAGAAGTCGTCAAACACAACCGATCCAACAGCATCACGCTCGTCAAGGCCAACCTGGGCTGCATCGAACAGTTCAG AGACGTCCTCAGCAGGATGACACATCTGTTCCCAGACGGCGTGCGGCTCGAGTGTTTGTCTCTTCTGACCGACATGACCCAGTCCGCCCACGCCTATTTATTAAGCCCTGTGCACAAAGTCCTCAAG CCTCAGTACCAGAAACTGGGAACAGACGACTGGCTGAACAAGAACCAGTTCGAGAACCTGCTGAAAGGCATCGAAAGTCAGCTCCATGAGCTGAAAGGCTCGACTCCCGCCTGTTACCAG AAGCTGCTGGGCCAGCTTTACCAGGAAGTGGCTGTAGAATATGTCAAACGGCTCCTCAAGGGAAAAGTCAAGCTGAAGGACAGGCAGCGGCAGGAGAAGGCTTACGTGACTGTGAAAGAAAACGCAGAGAGTCTGCACAAGCTGTTCAACAGAATG GGATCCAATGAGGAGTGGTTAAAGGAAATCCTCACCAAGATTGCAGAAGTGCTGAAACTCCAAGACATCCCAGCCATACAGATGCAGATCGTCCTGCTGGGGTCCGCCCACCGTGACCTCAG TGAAAAACACGTGTCGGCTCTGCTGAAGCTGAAGAAGAACATCTCCAAATCCGACAGGAAAACGGTCAAAGAGACTCTGACAGACACTCGGAAAGAAAACAACGACGTTGACGGCAACACGCAGCCGTTCTTCTGCAAAGTCGTGGTCAGCTGA
- the LOC114427999 gene encoding tumor necrosis factor alpha-induced protein 2-like isoform X2: MRIRSGSSETDSGGGGWIPERLQRLWRNPAGQVAVSSTTDERRPSGKEEVPVLIPTFEENLEEQHLCEASQLLIDREKQLFGEMTETADLQHHQAEVEKLSADREALEKLILQTVLQSLSLCVGQVDNEHLVSAQASALTSAVRAVMQEEEQDQLWKHRCRIQPDWRPSNWKKLHDSTIRVLVESRMDNPTFPSAASHTEQSSVQADVYSMGRQLKEDLLWVVTVVKDCYPPEMDICNFYAELYHKTFRARIKKLADFCLDDKDSEFLLRWVNHSYPGILQKPELAGEIDVEALGKLLPNDILDPMEEQYLNKQQADLMRYIRQVLTEAKERWNKGEEPPTEDGCYASHVAYDIIQFINGMVTSAAVALGDPDKAKSLTSKLTDLMQSFKAFQEEVVKHNRSNSITLVKANLGCIEQFRDVLSRMTHLFPDGVRLECLSLLTDMTQSAHAYLLSPVHKVLKPQYQKLGTDDWLNKNQFENLLKGIESQLHELKGSTPACYQKLLGQLYQEVAVEYVKRLLKGKVKLKDRQRQEKAYVTVKENAESLHKLFNRMGSNEEWLKEILTKIAEVLKLQDIPAIQMQIVLLGSAHRDLSEKHVSALLKLKKNISKSDRKTVKETLTDTRKENNDVDGNTQPFFCKVVVS, encoded by the exons ATGAGGATCCGATCCGGTTCATCGGAGACAGACTctggaggaggggggtggaTACCGGAAAGGCTCCAGAGGTTGTGGAGGAACCCCGCAGGTCAGGTCGCTGTCAGCAGCACGACCGACGAACGGCGGCCATCCGGCAAGGAGGAGGTTCCAGTGT TGATCCCCACATTTGAAGAAAACCTtgaagaacaacacttgtgcgAGGCGAGCCAGCTCCTGatagacagagagaagcaacTGTTTGGGGAGATGACGGAGACAGCGGACCTTCAGCACCACCAAGCGGAAGTAGAGAAGCTGTCCGCAGACCGTGAAGCCCTGGAGAAGCTCATCCTGCAGACCGTGCTGCAGAGTCTGTCCCTCTGCGTCGGACAGGTGGACAACGAGCACCTGGTGTCCGCTCAGGCGTCGGCTCTGACGTCTGCGGTGAGGGCCGtcatgcaggaggaggagcaggaccaGCTGTGGAAGCACAGGTGTCGGATACAGCCAGACTGGAGGCCCAGCAACTGGAAAAAGCTGCATGACTCCACAATCCGAGTCCTGGTGGAGAGCCGCATGGACAACCCCACGTTTCCCTCTGCTGCCAGCCACACGGAGCAGTCGTCCGTTCAGGCGGACGTCTACAGCATGGGCCGGCAGCTGAAGGAGGACCTCCTGTGGGTGGTGACTGTGGTGAAAGACTGCTACCCCCCAGAGATGGACATCTGTAACTTCTATGCCGAATTGTACCACAAAACCTTCAGAGCCAGAATCAAGAAGCTGGCAGACTTCTGTTTGGACGACAAGGACAGCGAGTTCCTCCTGCGCTGGGTCAATCACTCCTACCCCGG GATTCTTCAAAAGCCGGAGCTGGCCGGTGAGATCGATGTCGAGGCGCTGGGGAAGCTGCTACCTAACGACATACTGGACCCTATGGAGGAGCAATACTTGAACAAACAGCAG gctgacCTGATGAGGTACATCAGACAAGTCCTGACGGAGGCCAAGGAACGATGGAACAAAGGAGAGGAGCCGCCAACCGAGGACGGCTGCTACGCTAGTCATGTAGCTTATGACATCATTCAG ttcaTCAACGGTATGGTGACATCAGCAGCGGTTGCTTTAGGAGACCCGGACAAGGCCAAGAGCCTAACGTCCAAACTGACAGACCTAATGCAGAG CTTCAAAGCTTTTCAAGAAGAAGTCGTCAAACACAACCGATCCAACAGCATCACGCTCGTCAAGGCCAACCTGGGCTGCATCGAACAGTTCAG AGACGTCCTCAGCAGGATGACACATCTGTTCCCAGACGGCGTGCGGCTCGAGTGTTTGTCTCTTCTGACCGACATGACCCAGTCCGCCCACGCCTATTTATTAAGCCCTGTGCACAAAGTCCTCAAG CCTCAGTACCAGAAACTGGGAACAGACGACTGGCTGAACAAGAACCAGTTCGAGAACCTGCTGAAAGGCATCGAAAGTCAGCTCCATGAGCTGAAAGGCTCGACTCCCGCCTGTTACCAG AAGCTGCTGGGCCAGCTTTACCAGGAAGTGGCTGTAGAATATGTCAAACGGCTCCTCAAGGGAAAAGTCAAGCTGAAGGACAGGCAGCGGCAGGAGAAGGCTTACGTGACTGTGAAAGAAAACGCAGAGAGTCTGCACAAGCTGTTCAACAGAATG GGATCCAATGAGGAGTGGTTAAAGGAAATCCTCACCAAGATTGCAGAAGTGCTGAAACTCCAAGACATCCCAGCCATACAGATGCAGATCGTCCTGCTGGGGTCCGCCCACCGTGACCTCAG TGAAAAACACGTGTCGGCTCTGCTGAAGCTGAAGAAGAACATCTCCAAATCCGACAGGAAAACGGTCAAAGAGACTCTGACAGACACTCGGAAAGAAAACAACGACGTTGACGGCAACACGCAGCCGTTCTTCTGCAAAGTCGTGGTCAGCTGA
- the exoc3l4 gene encoding LOW QUALITY PROTEIN: exocyst complex component 3-like protein 4 (The sequence of the model RefSeq protein was modified relative to this genomic sequence to represent the inferred CDS: inserted 4 bases in 2 codons; substituted 2 bases at 2 genomic stop codons), with the protein MMDQSNGNPFEDTVSLKSNGSSADGALKGTLNRMKSAGKSIRDAISRSPLSPKHTGPEGPRRQDREGTEPGSTWSPPPPSPSPSAGSSASSPLKAIGEFFQKKEDDVDITPHKALTRSKTDPNMSKGLLTLXXKKARRSLRLPTRXNKPKEDPLVTVPEGSVERKKEEEEEREKEEEEVEECEEMEESYTLPELPHTPLSVMQINNLIVMEVLEEAHLNLLALRLEFQQEQQRYGDDSPMELAKKEKDLNLLYGKLREKVSDIVRDSSSLPARNKELLVHVVHIIQEEMKRAAEPGGLPDSWMEAWRESVAAGVLKKVESVQLNQREQNASWLAFXSGLLGKVIVEDLEIVRKELRWSYPPSFKVFSTYVNSYRRVVGQHLMQLEKKVTELRDLYSLLNWIINKYKSERIMGSLSLQTDMQGENTDLQLEENFLKQLKEKYCCKMKVDMKMSLERIIELENSEIWQTREAPRKDDNDNLPSSAFPMDIWTQVKANVKNSEAIDDHLKQNVITSCLEELKQFPKRFESEFRRKCDELRPQPLWTDYHIAYINSFTSLQQHMESYQDSCPAEVEGFRKEVKWLIVRLMEVLKDQFKEDVKPYLRRMMTRKWLTNDDDFNQLYSRTERLSKHCELMRPPHVQEFASGLHYHVVTEYIGQLMKNNYSCKNRKHEKAATKIRQQWNKLSVLFDDMKSTQEWLHPAGDDLCDIIGQRNKAEIKNHLQPLIKHYPDFSRKHLVAILFFRGLVKGREHQLILQRFSALKKDATGNADKSQLLFHDMQVTVNNDCLSNLPVFCFRLLPGH; encoded by the exons GAAGTCGGCGGGAAAGAGCATCCGAGATGCTATATCGAGGAGTCCTCTGTCACCCAAACACACGGGGCCTGAGGGTCCACGCAGGCAAGACAGAGAAGGCACCGAACCTGGGTCTACCTGGTCGCCACCTCCTCCGTCGCCCA GTCCAAGCGCCGGCTCTTCAGCCAGTTCTCCTCTGAAAGCCATCGGAGAATTCTTCCAGAAAAAAGAAGATGACGTTGACATTACTCCGCACAAAGCACTGACACGTTCCAAGACGG ATCCCAACATGTCCAAGGGCCTGCTGACTCTCTAATGAAAAAAAGCCCGTCGCAGCCTGAGGTTGCCTACAAG AAATAAACCCAAAGAGGATCCACTGGTGACGGTCCCTGAAGGTTCggtggagaggaagaaggaggaggaggaggagagggagaaggaggaggaggaggtggaggaatgtgaggagatggaggagtcATACACGCTGCCCGAACTGCCGCACACACCTCTGTCTG TTATGCAGATCAACAATCTAATAGTGATGGAGGTGCTGGAGGAGGCTCACCTGAACCTGCTCGCCCTGCGGCTGGAGTTCCAGCAGGAGCAGCAACGCTACGGTGACGACTCCCCCATGGAGCTGGCCAAGAAGGAGAAAGACCTCAACCTCCTGTATGGAAAGCTGAGGGAGAAGGTCAGCGACATCGTACGTGACTCCAGCTCTCTCCCCGCGAGGAACAAGGAACTGCTGGTCCACGTGGTCCACATCATCCAGGAGGAAATGAAGAGGGCTGCAGAACCAGGAGGTCTACCTGACAGCTGGATGGAGGCCTGGAGGGAGTCGGTGGCCGCCGGCGTTCTCAAAAAAGTGGAGAGCGTCCAGTTGAATCAGAGGGAGCAGAACGCCTCCTGGCTGGCGTT ATCTGGTTTGCTGGGTAAAGTCATTGTGGAGGACTTGGAGATCGTGAGGAAGGAGCTGCGGTGGTCCTACCCCCCCAGCTTTAAAGTCTTCAGCACCTACGTGAATAGTTACCGCAGGGTCGTCGGGCAGCACCTGATGCAGCTGGAGAAGAAGGTGACGGAGCTGAGGGATCTGTACAGTCTGCTGAACTGGATCATCAACAAATACAAGAG TGAAAGGATCATGGGGAGTCTgtccctgcagacagacatgcaGGGTGAAAACACCGacctgcagctggaggagaacttcctgaagcagctgaaggAGAAGTACTGCTGCAAGATGAAG GTGGACATGAAGATGTCACTAGAGAGAATTATTGAACTTGAAAACAGCGAAATTTGGCAGACCAGAGAGGCACCAAGAAAGGACGACAATGACAACCTTCCCAGCTCCGCGTTTCCTATGGACATCTGGACG CAAGTGAAAGCAAACGTCAAGAACTCCGAAGCTATTGACGATCATCTGAAACAAAACGTGATTACTTCCTgcctggaggagctgaagcagTTTCCCAAAAG gtttGAGTCAGAGTTCAGACGTAAGTGCGATGAGCTCAGGCCCCAGCCTCTGTGGACAGACTATCACATAGCCTACATCAACAGCTTCACTTCTTTACA GCAGCACATGGAGAGCTACCAGGACAGCTGTCCGGCTGAGGTGGAGGGCTTCAGGAAGGAGGTGAAGTGGCTGATTGTCAGGCTGATGGAGGTCCTGAAGGACCAGTTCAAGGAGGACGTCAAG ccctacctgaggaggatgatgacgaGGAAGTGGCTCACCAACGACGATGACTTCAATCAGCTTTACAGCCGGACAGAGCGGCTCTCCAAGCACTGTGAGCTCATGAGGCCTCCACACGtccag gAGTTTGCAAGCGGGTTGCACTACCATGTGGTGACAGAATACATCGGCCAGCTGATGAAGAATAACTACTCATGCAAGAATCGGAAGCACGAGAAGGCGGCGACAAAGATCCGCCAGCAGTGGAACAAGCTGAGCGTTCTGTTCGACGACATG AAATCGACTCAGGAGTGGCTGCACCCTGCAGGAGACGACCTGTGCGACATCATCGGACAGAGAAACAAGGCAGAAATCAAGAACCATCTGCAGCCTTTGATTAAACATTACCCGGACTTCAG CAGGAAGCACCTGGTGGCCATTCTGTTCTTCAGGGGCCTCGTGAAGGGCCGCGAGCACCAGCTGATCCTCCAGCGGTTCTCAGCGCTGAAGAAGGACGCGACGGGCAACGCCGATAAAAGCCAACTTTTATTCCACGACATGCAGGTCACCGTCAACAACGACTGTCTGTCCAACCTGCCCGTCTTCTGCTTCAGATTGCTGCCAGGCCACTAA